Proteins encoded in a region of the Caldilineales bacterium genome:
- a CDS encoding glycerophosphodiester phosphodiesterase — MSRDIFLRLLASVVIFFLMFSLHRAITVAPRAGRPALQSAEAMLVAQGGAASLAPENTLAAFQTALDLGADVLALDVRLSADGELIVLRDETVDRTTDGAGKVSDLTLAQIKALDAGFRFIPDGGITYPYRSKGVTLSTLAEVMAAFPSARLQIALQDDSLAAAERLTNAIIAAQAQDRVIVGSPHEDVLRRFRRLSPDVATVVGRNELRTFSLLQSFGLIGLHRALGDVYETPVRAGRFRYDSPRFIASVHALNQKIFFSGVDDPAEISRLLALGADGIVTARPELAQDAFGA; from the coding sequence ATGAGCCGCGACATCTTTCTGCGCCTGCTCGCCTCGGTCGTCATCTTCTTTCTGATGTTCAGCCTGCACCGGGCCATCACCGTGGCCCCGCGCGCCGGCCGCCCGGCCTTGCAGTCCGCCGAGGCCATGCTGGTGGCGCAAGGCGGGGCGGCATCCCTGGCACCCGAAAACACCCTGGCCGCCTTCCAGACCGCGCTCGACCTGGGCGCCGATGTCCTGGCGCTCGACGTCCGGCTCAGCGCCGATGGCGAGTTGATCGTCCTGCGCGATGAGACGGTCGATCGCACCACCGACGGCGCTGGCAAGGTCAGCGACTTGACCCTGGCCCAGATCAAGGCCCTGGACGCAGGTTTTCGCTTCATCCCCGACGGCGGCATCACCTATCCCTACCGCAGCAAAGGCGTGACGCTTTCGACTCTGGCCGAGGTGATGGCGGCCTTTCCCAGCGCACGGTTACAAATCGCCTTGCAGGACGACTCCCTGGCGGCGGCGGAGCGGCTCACCAATGCCATCATCGCTGCCCAGGCCCAGGATCGGGTGATCGTGGGCAGCCCACACGAGGACGTCCTGCGCCGCTTTCGCCGCCTCTCGCCTGATGTGGCCACGGTCGTTGGCCGTAACGAATTGCGCACCTTCTCGTTGTTGCAGAGCTTCGGGCTGATCGGCCTGCACCGTGCTTTGGGCGATGTCTACGAGACGCCGGTGAGGGCCGGTCGCTTTCGCTATGATAGCCCGCGTTTTATCGCCAGCGTCCACGCCCTCAACCAGAAGATCTTCTTCAGCGGCGTGGACGACCCGGCCGAGATCAGCCGCCTGCTGGCCCTGGGCGCCGATGGCATCGTCACCGCCCGACCAGAGCTGGCGCAAGATGCGTTCGGGGCGTGA
- the trmD gene encoding tRNA (guanosine(37)-N1)-methyltransferase TrmD codes for MRIDIFTIFPELFNGPFDASIIKRARERGLVEVWAHNIRDYATDKHQLTDDAPYGGGGGMVMKPEPLFAAVEAVRGEEICPVILLTPQGRVFTQAAAQELAALPRFMLICGRYEGVDERVREYLATDELSIGDYVLSGGEPAALVVVDAVVRLLPGALGYEHSAAMDSHATGVLEGPHYTRPPVFRDWPVPEVLSSGHHAKIDAWRRQQALLRTLARRPDLLATAPLTAKERVWLRGQGYEGAFRDE; via the coding sequence ATGCGCATCGACATCTTCACCATCTTTCCAGAGCTATTCAACGGCCCGTTCGATGCTTCGATCATCAAACGGGCGCGCGAGCGCGGGCTGGTGGAGGTGTGGGCGCACAACATCCGCGATTACGCCACCGACAAGCACCAGCTGACCGATGATGCGCCCTACGGCGGCGGCGGCGGCATGGTGATGAAGCCGGAACCGCTCTTTGCGGCGGTGGAGGCGGTGCGGGGCGAGGAAATCTGCCCGGTCATCCTGCTGACGCCCCAGGGCCGGGTGTTCACCCAGGCGGCGGCGCAGGAGTTGGCGGCCTTGCCGCGTTTCATGCTGATTTGCGGCCGCTACGAGGGGGTGGATGAGCGGGTGCGCGAGTATCTGGCCACGGATGAACTGTCGATTGGCGATTATGTGCTGTCGGGCGGGGAGCCGGCGGCGCTGGTGGTGGTGGATGCGGTGGTGCGGCTGCTGCCGGGCGCGCTCGGCTACGAGCATTCGGCGGCCATGGATTCGCATGCGACCGGTGTGCTGGAAGGCCCGCACTATACGCGCCCGCCGGTCTTTCGCGACTGGCCTGTGCCCGAGGTGCTCAGCTCCGGGCATCATGCCAAGATCGACGCCTGGCGCCGGCAACAGGCCCTGCTGCGGACGTTGGCCCGGCGCCCCGACCTGCTGGCCACGGCCCCGCTGACGGCGAAAGAGCGGGTGTGGCTGCGGGGCCAGGGCTATGAGGGCGCGTTCAGAGACGAGTGA
- a CDS encoding CapA family protein: protein MPLRLLTLCLLILLLAACNPQVEPTLPPPTPTSSAPAETPAPTATQPEPSPTLPPATATPAPPPTPAAIFVGLSANIPAELRGQLETVFGQPDLLPGGQTVEKQESAGAGANFVAFAPLAASEGEKLAERVYAVVAPFATVRDEITLDELTTRWSGAGDGSVFASEDAALALGPVFASLPAQIVPAADLPARLAAEPGSLGILPFEELDPTYKVLAVDGVNPLDNRLQPETYPLTVALALTGPDAAELAPALRAAIAPATNRDPSRLTALVMTGVTAMSRGTAKKMEEKGYTYPAQVISATLAAADITHVSNEVPFIDGCKVNDTYMNLVLCSDYPYWQALQAIGTDIVGLSGNHVNDFGRDGARESLQFYRDRGIPIYGSGLNETEACQPLLWEDHGNTFAFLAALAWWPDSAWATADKPGACYFYDNYDPIIAQIGELSQTVDIVAVELQYHETYNPWPIPEQVEEFRALRAAGADIVTGVQSHVPQASEPYGTSDAGGPGIINYGLGNLFFDQMQDWDTRTELIARHTIYDGRLLSTELLTTILEDFAQPRWATPAERADLLRRVFDAAPKRPAAGQSQLPSARPTLAPLAEPEAATPTPESAPVTTTVPAATTAFLAQPTALLAWPTPSPAPEDHYLLGRPTAPTANQIPGPIYTFGDTQSGRRRPHHGVDVPNPLATPVLAPADATIYYAGPDQPPHIFGPRPDFFGNTVVFRLDAVWRDQPVYVLYGHLNTIAVQTGERVTTGQPVGAVGMTGIAIGPHTHIEVRLGSPDFGNSHNPGLWLRPLAGAGTVAGQLVTPEGRAWTGLNILLYRLEEGGARLVRVLPTYANDPDLRPDPEWAETFVGADLPAGDYELAFKLLGKVYRGRLTVEPGKTSYQRFVVPA, encoded by the coding sequence ATGCCCCTCCGTCTGCTCACCCTCTGCCTCCTCATCCTGCTCCTGGCCGCGTGCAACCCCCAGGTCGAACCCACCCTGCCGCCGCCCACCCCCACCAGCAGCGCCCCGGCCGAGACGCCGGCTCCCACCGCCACCCAGCCGGAACCCTCCCCCACCCTGCCCCCGGCCACAGCCACCCCCGCACCGCCGCCCACCCCGGCCGCCATCTTCGTCGGCCTCAGCGCCAACATCCCCGCCGAGCTACGCGGTCAACTGGAAACCGTCTTCGGCCAGCCCGACCTCCTGCCGGGCGGCCAGACCGTGGAGAAGCAAGAAAGCGCGGGCGCAGGCGCCAACTTCGTGGCTTTTGCGCCCCTGGCCGCGAGCGAGGGTGAGAAACTGGCCGAGCGCGTCTACGCTGTCGTCGCGCCCTTCGCCACCGTGCGCGACGAGATCACCCTGGACGAGTTGACAACGCGCTGGTCGGGCGCAGGCGATGGCTCAGTATTCGCCAGCGAAGACGCCGCCCTGGCCCTCGGACCCGTCTTCGCCAGCCTCCCCGCCCAGATCGTCCCCGCTGCCGACCTACCCGCCCGCCTGGCCGCCGAACCGGGCAGCCTGGGCATCCTCCCCTTCGAGGAACTCGACCCCACCTACAAAGTCCTGGCCGTCGATGGCGTCAACCCGCTCGACAACCGCCTGCAACCGGAAACCTACCCCCTGACCGTCGCCCTCGCCCTCACCGGCCCCGACGCCGCCGAACTGGCCCCGGCCCTGCGCGCCGCCATCGCCCCCGCCACCAACCGCGACCCCAGCCGCCTGACGGCCCTGGTCATGACCGGCGTCACCGCCATGTCGCGCGGGACGGCCAAGAAAATGGAGGAAAAAGGCTACACCTATCCAGCCCAGGTCATCTCCGCCACCCTCGCCGCCGCCGACATCACCCATGTCAGCAACGAAGTCCCCTTCATCGACGGCTGCAAGGTCAACGACACCTACATGAACCTGGTGCTGTGCTCCGACTATCCCTACTGGCAGGCGCTGCAGGCCATCGGCACGGACATCGTTGGGCTGAGCGGCAACCATGTCAACGATTTCGGTCGCGATGGGGCGCGGGAGTCGCTGCAATTCTACCGCGACCGCGGCATCCCCATCTATGGCAGCGGCCTGAACGAGACCGAAGCCTGCCAGCCGCTGCTGTGGGAAGACCACGGCAACACCTTCGCCTTCCTGGCCGCCCTGGCCTGGTGGCCGGATTCGGCCTGGGCCACCGCCGACAAACCCGGCGCCTGCTATTTTTATGACAACTACGACCCGATCATCGCCCAGATCGGCGAATTGAGCCAGACGGTGGATATCGTCGCCGTCGAGCTGCAATACCACGAAACCTACAACCCCTGGCCCATCCCCGAACAAGTGGAGGAATTCCGGGCCTTGCGCGCAGCCGGGGCCGACATCGTCACCGGGGTGCAGAGCCACGTCCCCCAGGCCAGCGAACCCTACGGAACCAGCGATGCGGGCGGGCCGGGCATCATCAACTACGGCCTCGGCAACCTCTTCTTCGACCAGATGCAGGATTGGGACACCCGCACCGAACTCATCGCCCGCCACACCATCTACGACGGCCGCCTGCTCAGCACCGAACTCCTGACCACCATCCTCGAAGATTTCGCCCAACCGCGCTGGGCCACGCCCGCAGAACGGGCCGACCTCCTCCGCCGCGTCTTCGATGCCGCGCCCAAACGCCCCGCCGCTGGTCAAAGCCAACTGCCCTCGGCCCGCCCCACCCTGGCCCCGCTGGCTGAACCGGAGGCAGCGACGCCCACACCCGAAAGCGCCCCGGTCACAACCACCGTCCCCGCCGCCACCACTGCCTTCCTCGCCCAACCCACCGCCCTCCTGGCCTGGCCCACGCCCTCCCCAGCGCCAGAGGACCACTACCTACTCGGCCGGCCCACCGCCCCCACCGCCAACCAGATCCCCGGCCCCATCTACACCTTCGGCGACACGCAAAGCGGCCGGCGGCGCCCGCATCATGGCGTCGATGTCCCCAACCCGCTGGCCACCCCGGTTCTGGCTCCGGCTGATGCCACCATCTACTACGCCGGGCCAGACCAGCCCCCGCACATCTTCGGCCCCCGCCCCGACTTCTTCGGCAACACCGTTGTCTTCCGGCTGGATGCCGTCTGGCGCGACCAGCCGGTCTACGTCCTCTACGGCCATCTCAACACCATCGCCGTGCAGACGGGCGAACGCGTGACGACCGGGCAGCCGGTGGGCGCGGTAGGGATGACCGGCATCGCCATCGGCCCGCACACACACATCGAGGTGCGATTGGGCAGCCCTGATTTTGGCAACTCCCACAACCCCGGCCTCTGGCTCAGGCCGCTGGCTGGGGCAGGCACGGTGGCCGGACAGCTGGTCACGCCCGAGGGCCGCGCCTGGACGGGGCTGAACATCCTCCTCTACCGGCTGGAGGAAGGCGGCGCCCGGCTGGTGCGGGTGCTCCCCACCTATGCCAACGACCCCGACCTGCGCCCCGACCCCGAATGGGCCGAGACCTTCGTCGGCGCCGACCTGCCTGCGGGCGACTACGAGCTGGCCTTCAAGCTCCTGGGGAAGGTCTATCGTGGCCGGCTGACGGTGGAGCCGGGCAAGACCAGCTACCAACGCTTCGTCGTCCCGGCGTAA
- a CDS encoding CBS domain-containing protein — protein sequence MLVSDFMTQNVVTVQSNCTVAEVRQLLAVSDFRRVPVMEGEKLVGIVDAHHLMGEGPVKHCMVRNPATARPDMPIEEAARVMADNKVSSLPVMVDGHLAGIITQTDLFRLAVEAMGARQRGVRVTLLVPEMRGMLADLTNAITNAGGIFISMVTVGTPDPDTELVMMKIRDMTQREVEDILSDLSVEVMDIRTT from the coding sequence ATGCTTGTAAGCGATTTTATGACCCAAAATGTTGTTACCGTGCAATCGAACTGCACGGTGGCCGAGGTGCGGCAGCTGCTGGCCGTCTCCGATTTCCGCCGCGTGCCGGTGATGGAGGGCGAGAAACTGGTGGGCATCGTCGATGCCCATCACCTCATGGGCGAAGGCCCGGTCAAGCACTGCATGGTGCGCAACCCGGCCACGGCCCGGCCCGACATGCCCATCGAGGAGGCGGCGCGGGTGATGGCCGATAACAAGGTCAGTTCGCTGCCGGTGATGGTCGACGGCCATCTGGCGGGTATCATCACCCAGACCGACCTCTTCCGGTTGGCGGTCGAGGCCATGGGCGCCCGCCAGCGCGGGGTGCGAGTGACGCTGCTGGTGCCGGAGATGCGCGGCATGTTGGCCGACCTCACCAATGCCATCACCAATGCCGGCGGCATCTTCATCAGCATGGTCACAGTCGGCACACCCGACCCTGACACGGAACTGGTGATGATGAAGATCCGGGACATGACCCAGCGCGAGGTCGAAGACATCCTCTCCGACCTCAGCGTCGAAGTCATGGACATCCGCACGACGTGA
- a CDS encoding Eco57I restriction-modification methylase domain-containing protein, which produces MNELHQLEQERQTVQAALDSQKTQAERNRLGQFATPFELACHITEYAITLLPQSAPLRFLDPAVGAGAFFSALRHSASPDRIEAAEGYELDPHYGIPAQGLWSAAGLRVHLADFTRTAAPETDAGRFNLIICNPPYVRHHHLAADEKARLHHLAAQRAGLSLSGLSGLYCYFLALAHGWMRSDGIAAWLIPSEFMGVNYGKAIQHHLLDRVTLLRIHRFDPAEVQFEDALVSSAVLWLRNTAPPPEHQVEFTFGGSVAAPRIARKIPTSLLSQEPKWTRFPLAEGRKANKGVTLGDLFTIRRGIATGGNQFFILSKDRIASLGLPMECFRPILPGPRFLAADEVITDHDGNPAIERSLFLLDCRLPEDEIQTRYPSLWRYLQSGKPDVAGRYLCRHRTPWYAQEDRPPTPFVCTYIGRGDARNGRPFRFILNHSQATAANVYLLLYPKAALAQALARDASLSRKLWQALNQIGAHELLAEGRVYGGGLHKLEPSELAQAPADRILAVLPSQPEPPVQQLSLFE; this is translated from the coding sequence ATGAACGAATTGCACCAACTTGAACAAGAACGTCAGACCGTGCAGGCTGCACTTGACAGCCAGAAAACCCAGGCCGAGAGAAACCGCCTGGGGCAGTTTGCTACACCGTTCGAACTCGCCTGCCACATCACCGAGTATGCCATCACTTTGCTGCCGCAGAGCGCGCCGCTCCGCTTTCTAGATCCGGCCGTCGGCGCCGGCGCCTTTTTCTCGGCCCTTCGTCACAGCGCCAGCCCTGACCGGATCGAAGCCGCCGAGGGCTACGAACTCGATCCACACTACGGCATTCCGGCGCAGGGGCTATGGTCGGCGGCAGGACTTCGAGTGCATTTGGCTGACTTCACACGCACTGCGGCCCCTGAAACCGACGCCGGCCGCTTCAATCTGATCATCTGCAATCCCCCCTATGTCCGCCATCACCATCTCGCCGCCGACGAGAAGGCGCGGCTGCATCATCTGGCAGCACAGCGCGCCGGGCTATCGCTCTCTGGATTGTCTGGGCTTTACTGCTATTTCCTGGCATTGGCGCACGGGTGGATGAGAAGCGATGGCATCGCTGCCTGGCTGATCCCCAGCGAGTTCATGGGCGTCAACTATGGCAAGGCCATCCAGCATCACCTCCTGGATCGTGTCACCCTGCTACGCATCCATCGTTTTGACCCGGCAGAGGTGCAATTCGAGGACGCCCTGGTTTCGTCAGCGGTGCTTTGGCTGCGCAATACCGCGCCGCCGCCCGAACACCAGGTCGAATTTACCTTTGGCGGCTCGGTAGCGGCGCCCAGAATCGCCAGGAAGATTCCTACCTCCCTGCTCAGCCAGGAGCCGAAATGGACGCGTTTCCCACTGGCCGAAGGGCGAAAGGCAAACAAAGGCGTCACCCTGGGCGACCTTTTCACGATCAGACGCGGGATTGCCACCGGTGGCAATCAATTCTTCATCCTCAGCAAAGACCGCATCGCCTCGCTCGGCCTGCCGATGGAGTGCTTCCGACCGATCTTGCCGGGGCCGCGCTTCTTGGCCGCGGACGAAGTGATTACCGACCATGATGGCAACCCTGCCATCGAACGCTCCCTCTTCCTCTTGGATTGCCGCCTGCCAGAGGATGAAATCCAGACCCGATATCCATCGCTTTGGCGCTACCTGCAAAGCGGCAAGCCCGATGTGGCCGGTCGCTACTTGTGCCGTCACCGCACTCCCTGGTATGCGCAGGAGGACCGCCCCCCTACTCCTTTCGTATGCACCTACATCGGCCGGGGCGACGCCAGGAACGGCCGTCCATTTCGCTTCATCCTCAATCATTCGCAGGCCACTGCTGCTAATGTCTACCTCCTGCTCTATCCAAAGGCTGCCCTGGCCCAGGCGCTGGCGCGAGATGCCAGCCTATCGAGAAAACTGTGGCAGGCGCTCAACCAGATCGGCGCCCACGAGCTGTTGGCCGAAGGTCGGGTGTACGGCGGTGGTTTGCACAAATTGGAGCCGAGCGAACTGGCCCAGGCCCCGGCCGACAGGATTCTTGCCGTCCTTCCCAGCCAGCCAGAACCACCTGTTCAGCAGCTGTCGCTGTTCGAGTAG
- a CDS encoding glycosyltransferase encodes MRFLCLSHPFPGHLDWGGYLATAAALARRGHEVLWASGPEVAASVVAAGVRFVAVASTGWHGHLPPLPPDLGAEEREQVRRARGLAVWLQTEAVGPALAAFSAVADGFRPDAVLIEPFVAAGALLAERAGLPLVVIGRPALPPAAVPGPPAAVPGPPAAVPGPPAAVPGPPAAIRGPAAEAIARLREMAGVAGDYWDRARGTPSSPHLHLDFFCRGWYADLTAVGEQTVFCGGSALASPAPESAPPLVLITLGSTFNHDDAFFRIAAGAVIQAGAQPWLVLGRGGARPAGLPEGVRVSEWVEYGAVFPRLAAIIHHGGVGTTHAALVHGLPQIVVPHAGDQLPQAGRVTQAGVGYGVRPADFDLARAPVLVSQLLGDPSFCTSAEWWAAEMAGLGGAEHAAQAIELVVVRG; translated from the coding sequence TTGCGCTTTCTCTGCCTCTCCCATCCCTTCCCCGGCCACCTGGATTGGGGCGGCTATCTGGCGACGGCGGCGGCGCTGGCCCGGCGCGGGCATGAGGTGCTGTGGGCCAGCGGCCCGGAGGTGGCGGCAAGCGTGGTTGCAGCGGGCGTGCGTTTCGTCGCCGTTGCCTCCACCGGCTGGCACGGCCACCTGCCGCCCTTGCCGCCGGATCTTGGGGCCGAGGAACGCGAGCAGGTGCGACGGGCGCGTGGGCTGGCGGTGTGGCTGCAAACCGAGGCGGTGGGGCCGGCGTTGGCTGCATTCAGCGCCGTGGCGGATGGCTTCCGCCCCGACGCCGTCCTGATCGAGCCGTTCGTGGCTGCGGGCGCGCTCCTGGCCGAAAGAGCAGGGCTGCCGCTGGTGGTGATCGGCCGTCCGGCCCTCCCCCCAGCCGCCGTTCCCGGCCCCCCAGCCGCCGTTCCCGGCCCCCCAGCCGCCGTTCCCGGCCCCCCAGCCGCCGTTCCCGGCCCCCCGGCCGCTATTCGCGGCCCGGCCGCAGAGGCCATCGCCCGGCTGCGCGAGATGGCCGGGGTCGCGGGCGACTACTGGGACCGGGCGCGCGGGACGCCTTCTTCACCCCACCTGCATCTCGATTTCTTCTGCCGCGGGTGGTATGCCGACCTGACGGCGGTGGGCGAGCAGACGGTTTTCTGCGGCGGTTCGGCGTTGGCGTCTCCCGCGCCGGAATCCGCGCCGCCTCTGGTGCTGATCACCCTGGGTTCGACCTTCAACCATGACGATGCCTTTTTTCGCATTGCCGCCGGGGCCGTGATCCAAGCCGGAGCGCAGCCGTGGTTGGTGCTGGGCCGGGGCGGGGCCAGGCCGGCCGGGCTGCCGGAGGGGGTTCGGGTGAGTGAATGGGTCGAGTACGGCGCCGTCTTCCCGCGGCTGGCGGCCATCATCCACCACGGCGGGGTCGGCACCACCCATGCCGCCCTGGTGCATGGCCTGCCCCAGATCGTCGTTCCCCACGCCGGCGATCAGTTGCCCCAAGCCGGGCGCGTGACGCAGGCAGGCGTGGGCTATGGCGTCCGCCCGGCCGATTTCGACCTGGCCCGCGCGCCGGTGCTGGTCTCGCAGTTGCTCGGCGACCCCTCCTTTTGCACCAGCGCCGAGTGGTGGGCGGCCGAGATGGCCGGCCTGGGCGGGGCCGAACACGCGGCTCAGGCAATTGAGTTGGTTGTGGTACGCGGATGA